The following are encoded in a window of Tessaracoccus flavescens genomic DNA:
- a CDS encoding VOC family protein: MPGLHHVEVWIADVGTDLAQWGWLLARLGFVRESSWSEGESWAAGGTYLSLTTSPNVSAGGHDRRRPGVNHLAFKAGERETVDAIMAEAPLHGWTPLYQDRYPHAGGEQHYAGWLENSAGFKAEVVADVESPASG, from the coding sequence ATGCCCGGACTTCATCACGTCGAGGTCTGGATCGCCGACGTCGGCACCGACCTTGCGCAATGGGGGTGGCTCCTCGCACGGCTGGGGTTCGTGCGTGAATCGAGCTGGTCCGAGGGGGAGTCTTGGGCGGCCGGAGGGACCTATCTCAGCCTGACCACGTCACCGAACGTCAGCGCCGGAGGGCACGACCGTCGCCGTCCGGGCGTCAACCATCTCGCCTTCAAGGCGGGGGAGCGCGAGACGGTCGACGCGATCATGGCCGAGGCTCCGCTCCATGGCTGGACGCCCCTCTACCAGGACCGCTACCCGCACGCAGGAGGCGAGCAGCACTACGCCGGCTGGCTCGAGAACTCCGCTGGCTTCAAGGCCGAGGTGGTCGCAGACGTCGAGAGCCCCGCGTCCGGCTGA
- a CDS encoding SDR family NAD(P)-dependent oxidoreductase, protein MNNAWAVVTGASSGLGVAFADRIASEGVGVVLVARREDKLREVAADLHRRRGVDTDVVAADLSTQEGVQKVIDAMEGRELAYLVNNAGFGTLGDFEQADESRIANELNLNVVALTQLSRAAAPGMVERGRGAIINVASTAAFQPIPRMAVYAASKAYVLRLTIALWSELHPTGVRALAICPGPTETQFFANAGNDAVMADRRTPAQVVDTTFTALKQHRPYVVDGVRNTVMAFATRLAPTRLQAKLAEFVATH, encoded by the coding sequence ATGAACAACGCATGGGCGGTCGTCACCGGAGCATCGAGCGGGCTTGGGGTGGCGTTCGCAGACCGCATCGCGTCCGAGGGGGTCGGCGTGGTGCTCGTCGCACGCCGCGAGGACAAGCTGCGCGAGGTCGCCGCCGACCTGCACCGGCGTCGCGGCGTGGACACAGACGTGGTGGCAGCCGATCTCTCGACCCAGGAGGGTGTGCAGAAGGTCATCGACGCGATGGAGGGTCGCGAGCTGGCCTATCTCGTCAACAACGCCGGCTTCGGCACCCTCGGCGACTTCGAACAGGCCGACGAGTCGCGCATCGCCAACGAGCTGAACCTCAACGTCGTCGCCCTCACCCAGCTGTCACGGGCGGCGGCGCCGGGCATGGTCGAGCGGGGCCGCGGAGCCATCATCAACGTCGCCTCGACCGCCGCCTTCCAGCCCATCCCTCGGATGGCCGTCTACGCAGCCTCGAAGGCCTACGTGCTGCGGCTGACGATCGCTCTGTGGTCCGAACTGCACCCCACGGGGGTGCGGGCCCTTGCGATCTGCCCCGGCCCCACGGAGACGCAGTTCTTCGCCAACGCCGGAAACGACGCCGTCATGGCCGACCGACGGACGCCTGCGCAGGTGGTCGACACCACGTTCACCGCGCTCAAGCAGCACCGCCCCTACGTCGTCGACGGCGTCCGCAACACGGTGATGGCCTTCGCCACCCGCCTCGCCCC
- a CDS encoding glycoside hydrolase family 3 N-terminal domain-containing protein, whose translation MRRPLHPLALLAVLALTACAPELPVNDGRVQAPTPAGSHTSEASPVPEGQGSASPSPESVNACLVQAEALPVADQVGQLFMVGVSTSGLDETTRTAIVNNKLGSVVLLGNTTAGAQPIRMLSAELGSLGTAELPLLVSVDQEGGQVQRLQGEGFTRIPDAREQGAWPEGHLTEEATKWAEELRSAGVAYNLAPDADVVPEDRRNTNAPVGKLKRDFGSEPGLVGAKAMEFIEGMHSADVVTSVKHFPGLGLVETNTDFGAAEDTEVAKDSPVLEPFRTVIDGGVDSVMVSSAVYTQIDPENEAMFSSAIIDGMLRDDLGFDRVVISDDLGAAKSVEDIEPADRGVRFIEAGGDLAINADPTIMTAMVEATVAKAESDEAFATRVTESAARVLTLKESAGLMECGG comes from the coding sequence GTGAGGCGGCCGCTGCATCCGCTGGCCCTCCTGGCCGTCCTTGCCCTCACGGCCTGCGCGCCGGAACTGCCGGTCAACGACGGCCGGGTCCAGGCCCCGACCCCTGCTGGCTCACACACCTCCGAGGCCTCGCCCGTGCCTGAGGGACAGGGCTCTGCCTCGCCGTCCCCGGAGTCGGTGAACGCCTGCCTGGTACAGGCCGAGGCGCTCCCGGTCGCCGACCAGGTGGGCCAGCTGTTCATGGTGGGTGTCTCGACGAGCGGCCTCGACGAGACGACCCGCACGGCCATCGTCAACAACAAGCTCGGCTCGGTTGTCCTTCTCGGCAACACCACCGCAGGCGCTCAGCCGATCCGCATGCTGTCGGCAGAGCTCGGCTCGCTTGGCACGGCCGAACTCCCGCTCCTTGTGTCGGTCGACCAGGAGGGCGGGCAGGTGCAGCGGCTCCAGGGCGAGGGCTTCACCCGGATCCCCGACGCCCGAGAGCAGGGAGCCTGGCCCGAGGGGCACCTCACGGAGGAGGCGACGAAGTGGGCCGAGGAACTGCGCTCCGCAGGCGTCGCCTACAACCTGGCCCCTGACGCCGACGTCGTGCCCGAGGATCGGCGCAACACCAACGCGCCGGTCGGGAAGCTGAAGCGAGACTTCGGCAGCGAGCCGGGCCTCGTCGGTGCGAAGGCCATGGAGTTCATCGAGGGCATGCATTCCGCAGACGTCGTGACCTCGGTCAAGCACTTCCCAGGCCTCGGCCTCGTGGAGACCAACACCGACTTCGGCGCGGCTGAGGACACCGAGGTGGCAAAGGACAGCCCTGTGCTGGAACCGTTCCGCACTGTCATCGATGGCGGCGTCGACTCCGTCATGGTGTCCTCTGCCGTCTACACCCAGATCGATCCCGAGAACGAGGCCATGTTCAGCTCGGCCATCATCGACGGGATGCTCCGCGACGACCTCGGCTTCGACCGGGTCGTCATCTCCGACGACCTGGGCGCGGCCAAGTCGGTCGAGGACATCGAACCGGCCGACCGCGGCGTGCGCTTCATCGAGGCCGGCGGTGATCTGGCCATCAACGCCGATCCCACCATCATGACGGCGATGGTCGAGGCGACCGTCGCGAAGGCCGAGTCGGACGAGGCCTTCGCCACCCGGGTCACCGAGTCTGCGGCCCGCGTCCTGACGCTGAAGGAGTCGGCGGGGCTCATGGAGTGCGGCGGCTGA
- a CDS encoding mycothione reductase, translating to MQHFDLAVIGSGSGNSLIDERFADWNVALIERDPVFGGTCLNRGCIPTKMFVLPADYAVSPTEAERLGVDLRYEGSDWAAIRDRIFGRIDAISAGGLDWRERSENVTVFHGEASFVDNRTLRIGDEEISADRIVIATGSRPRRLDVPGLEEVSDLVFTSDDIMRIDQRPKRLVIVGGGYIAAEFAHIFSGLGTEVTLINRSDVLLRSYDRDISDQFQRLIAGRVKLRLNQKLSSVEKDGKGLIVVTTDRNGIEYEYFADAMLVAVGRDRNSEALNLEAAGVDVRGDGQIRVDAQQRTSVDGIWAMGDVSSDYLLKHVANAEARTVQHNLLYPDSPVETDHRYVPHAVFSNPQIAAVGATEQQLRQWGTPYVTATQRYADVAYGWAMEDEGHFVKLLADPGSWALLGAHIIGPQASTLIQPLIQAMSFGQKVPDIARGQYWIHPALAEVVENALLGLMAAHQPAEIAK from the coding sequence ATGCAGCACTTCGACCTCGCCGTCATCGGATCCGGTTCCGGTAACTCGCTGATCGACGAACGGTTTGCCGACTGGAATGTCGCCCTCATCGAACGTGACCCCGTCTTCGGCGGCACCTGCCTGAACCGCGGCTGCATCCCGACCAAGATGTTCGTGCTGCCCGCCGATTACGCGGTGAGCCCGACCGAGGCGGAGCGGCTCGGCGTGGATCTGCGCTACGAGGGCTCCGACTGGGCTGCCATCCGCGACCGCATCTTCGGGCGGATCGACGCCATCTCCGCCGGCGGGCTCGACTGGCGCGAGCGCTCCGAGAACGTCACCGTCTTCCATGGCGAGGCCTCGTTCGTCGACAACCGGACCCTTCGCATCGGCGATGAGGAGATCAGCGCTGACCGGATCGTCATCGCCACCGGCTCGCGCCCGCGTAGGCTCGACGTGCCGGGCCTCGAAGAGGTCTCCGACCTGGTCTTCACCTCAGACGACATCATGCGCATCGACCAGCGGCCCAAGCGTCTGGTGATCGTCGGGGGTGGCTACATCGCCGCCGAGTTCGCACACATCTTCTCGGGGCTCGGCACCGAGGTCACCCTGATCAACCGCTCCGACGTCCTGCTGCGCAGCTACGACCGCGATATCTCCGACCAGTTCCAGCGGCTCATCGCCGGGAGGGTGAAGCTGCGCCTGAACCAGAAGCTGTCCTCCGTGGAGAAGGACGGCAAGGGCCTGATCGTGGTGACCACCGACCGCAACGGCATCGAGTACGAGTACTTCGCCGACGCGATGCTTGTCGCTGTCGGCCGTGACCGCAACTCTGAGGCCCTAAACCTGGAGGCGGCGGGCGTCGACGTGCGCGGCGACGGCCAGATCCGAGTCGATGCACAGCAGCGTACGAGCGTGGACGGCATCTGGGCGATGGGAGACGTGTCGTCCGACTACCTGCTCAAGCATGTCGCGAATGCCGAGGCCCGCACCGTCCAGCACAACCTGCTCTACCCCGACAGCCCGGTGGAGACCGATCACCGCTACGTCCCGCACGCGGTGTTCTCGAACCCGCAGATCGCGGCCGTCGGCGCCACGGAGCAGCAACTGCGCCAGTGGGGCACTCCGTACGTCACCGCCACCCAGCGCTACGCCGACGTCGCCTATGGATGGGCGATGGAGGATGAGGGCCATTTCGTGAAGCTGCTCGCCGATCCGGGCTCCTGGGCCCTGCTCGGCGCGCACATCATCGGCCCCCAGGCGAGCACGCTGATCCAGCCGCTGATCCAGGCCATGAGCTTCGGGCAGAAGGTTCCCGACATCGCCCGCGGCCAGTACTGGATCCATCCAGCCCTGGCTGAGGTGGTCGAGAACGCCCTGCTTGGGCTGATGGCCGCCCACCAGCCTGCAGAGATCGCCAAGTGA